A single genomic interval of Spirosoma linguale DSM 74 harbors:
- a CDS encoding transcriptional regulator, Crp/Fnr family (PFAM: cyclic nucleotide-binding; regulatory protein Crp~KEGG: hypothetical protein) — MKLTTDYLQETLNGRFEYSLLQELVEVGQFKRAPVGSYLIRPGEYIRSVPFIIRGSVKIMRPDQEGREALLYYLGGQDACAMSLTCCLGSKRSEITAVVEEETELIAIPVEKVDEWLCRYSTWKQFVFQTYQKRFDNLLMTIDEVIFHKLDERLLTYLHKKVASCQCTVLNITHEEIARDLATSREVISRLLKQLEKDGHIQLMRHKITMLA, encoded by the coding sequence ATGAAATTAACGACTGACTATTTACAGGAAACGCTTAATGGCCGGTTCGAGTATTCGCTGCTTCAGGAGCTGGTCGAGGTGGGCCAGTTCAAGCGGGCTCCTGTTGGTTCTTACCTGATTCGGCCCGGTGAGTACATCCGTTCTGTTCCTTTTATTATTCGGGGGTCGGTTAAAATTATGCGTCCCGATCAGGAAGGCCGGGAGGCACTACTCTATTACCTGGGTGGGCAGGATGCCTGCGCTATGTCTCTAACCTGTTGTCTGGGTAGTAAACGGAGTGAGATCACGGCTGTGGTTGAAGAAGAAACTGAACTGATCGCTATTCCGGTGGAGAAAGTGGACGAGTGGCTTTGCCGGTATTCTACCTGGAAGCAGTTTGTGTTTCAAACGTATCAAAAACGGTTCGATAACTTACTGATGACCATCGACGAAGTGATTTTCCATAAACTCGATGAGCGCCTACTAACCTACCTTCACAAGAAAGTAGCGAGTTGTCAGTGTACAGTGCTGAACATTACGCATGAAGAAATTGCCCGTGACCTGGCCACCTCACGCGAGGTAATCTCCCGATTACTGAAGCAGTTGGAAAAAGATGGCCATATTCAGCTCATGCGGCATAAAATAACTATGCTGGCTTAA
- a CDS encoding protein of unknown function DUF81 (PFAM: protein of unknown function DUF81~KEGG: amc:MADE_00086 hypothetical protein), whose product MVVFRLKISVMTPLQFVGFAASILIGVSLGLIGGGGSILTVPVLVYLLGVNPLLSTTYSLFVVGTTSLVGSVNYMRQHQINYRAALIFSVPSFLGVYLSRSYLLPNIPDPVFSIQTFVLSKSVAIMILFALTMLMASMSMIRNKMPKVHHPGGTLHGNLPLIALDGVLVGILTGLVGAGGGFLIIPALVLMVRLPMKMAVGTSLLIIAANTLIGFWGSTANLNINWPFLIKFTTLSVIGIMAGSFLTRFIPSQSLKKGFGYFVLVMGIYIIARETVF is encoded by the coding sequence ATGGTCGTATTTCGCTTAAAAATAAGCGTTATGACACCATTACAGTTTGTCGGCTTTGCTGCTTCTATACTTATTGGCGTCAGTCTGGGTTTGATTGGCGGAGGGGGAAGCATCCTGACAGTGCCCGTTCTGGTCTATCTGTTGGGCGTCAATCCGCTACTGTCCACTACTTATTCGCTATTCGTTGTCGGGACTACCTCACTAGTTGGGTCCGTCAATTACATGCGGCAGCACCAGATTAATTATAGAGCAGCTTTGATCTTTTCGGTGCCCTCGTTCCTCGGCGTTTACCTGTCCCGAAGCTATCTACTGCCCAATATTCCTGATCCTGTTTTTTCGATTCAGACGTTCGTGCTTAGCAAGAGCGTGGCTATCATGATTCTCTTCGCCTTAACTATGTTAATGGCATCCATGAGTATGATTCGGAATAAAATGCCCAAGGTTCATCACCCCGGTGGAACGTTACACGGCAATCTCCCGCTGATCGCTCTGGATGGTGTTCTGGTAGGGATACTGACCGGCCTGGTTGGAGCAGGGGGCGGTTTTTTGATTATCCCGGCTCTGGTGCTGATGGTTCGTTTGCCCATGAAAATGGCTGTGGGTACATCACTGCTCATCATTGCTGCCAATACGCTGATTGGTTTTTGGGGTAGTACCGCCAACCTTAACATTAACTGGCCCTTCCTGATCAAGTTTACAACGCTTTCTGTGATCGGAATTATGGCGGGCTCATTCCTGACGCGCTTTATTCCGAGTCAGAGTCTGAAAAAGGGCTTTGGATATTTTGTGCTGGTCATGGGCATCTATATCATCGCCAGAGAAACTGTTTTTTAG
- a CDS encoding conserved hypothetical protein (KEGG: tbd:Tbd_2628 hypothetical protein): protein MKKNMGSLDRTVRIVVAIVLIVLYANGIVAGVWGIVSLVLAGVFILTSLVSTCPLYLPFGIRTNQVKKRVS from the coding sequence ATGAAAAAGAACATGGGTTCCCTTGATCGGACTGTTCGGATTGTTGTGGCAATAGTCCTGATTGTATTATACGCTAACGGTATTGTTGCCGGGGTTTGGGGTATTGTCAGTCTGGTGCTGGCTGGTGTATTTATCCTGACCAGTCTGGTTAGTACCTGTCCGCTTTATTTACCTTTCGGTATTCGAACGAACCAGGTGAAAAAACGCGTAAGCTAA